The sequence below is a genomic window from Campylobacter concisus.
AACGCATTTTCCAAAGACTGTATGCACGCCGTCAAGATGAGGTTGTTTGCTATGACAGATGAAAAACTGTGATCCGCCAGTATCACGCCCTGCGTGAGCCATGCTAAGGCTACCGCGCTCGTGTTTTACGTTTTGTTTATCGCATTCGCATTTTATTCTCCAGCCAGGACCGCCTGTACCTGTGCCATTTGGACAACCGCCTTGGATGACAAAATTTGGTATAACTCTGTGAAAATTTAGACCATTATAAAAGCCTGATTTTATCAAATGGATAAAATTTGCGACAGCTTGTGGAGCTTCTTCGGCAAAAAGTTCAAGTCTGATCTCGCCTTTGTCTGTCTCTAAAACTACAAATTTATCTTTTTTAAGTTCATCTAAATTTATATCATAAACTTTTAATTCATTAAAACGCATGTATTTCCCTTTTATTCGATATTTGTATAAACTGCTTGAACATCATCATCATCTTCTAGCTTATCAAGAAGTCTCTCAACCTCAAGCATTTGCTCTTCGCTTAGATTCACGGTTTGATTTGGTAAGTATTGAAGTGAAGCTTTTTTAACTACTAAATTTAGCTTTTCGATACCTTCATGAAGTGTGCCAAAATTTGCATAATCACCGTATACAAATAGCGTCTCATCGTCAGCCTCGATATCGCTTAGACCATAATCTATCAGCTCAAGCTCGATCTCTTCAATGTCTGCGCTTGGTTTTTCAAGCTCAAAAACGCTCTTTCTTGTAAACATAAAGCTAAGGCTGCCACTTGGTAAAATTTCTCCACCATTTTTGCTAAATATCGCTTTAACATTGGCAACCGTTCTTGTTGGATTGTCGGTCGCACACTCAACGATGATTTGCACGCCGTGAGCTGCTTTGCCGTCATAAAAAATAGTCTTAATATCGGCGCTATCTTTGCCATTTGCTCTTTTTATAGCTGCATCGATGTTATCTTTTGGCATATTTTCAGCTTTTGCCGCTGCGATAGCTGCGCGAAGTTTAGGGTTCATATCCGGATCACATCCGCCATCTTTTGCCGCTACTGTTATAGCCTTTGCAAGTTTTGGAAATACCTTGCTCATCTTATCCCATCTAGCTTCTTTTGCCGCTCTTCGGTACTCAAATGCTCGTCCCATAAATATCCTTAAATAAATTTTTTACGGATTATAACTAAAAAAATTTTATACTTTTTTAAAACATTTTTAGTTTGCCAGCCAAAGCGCCTAACTTTGTAAATTTAAAAAAATATTTGGTAAAAATTTAAGCTAAAGGCATATAATCATGCCATGATAAAAAATGCTCAAAAACAAGATGCAAAAATCTGCATAAAACTACTAAATTTAGCGATGGAGGACATCGCCTACAAGCTAAGTGGCTACGATGATCCTATTAAAAGTGATGAAATTTTAGAAATTTTTTTCAAAAGTGAGACAAATAGACTAAGCTATAAAAATGTCTTTGTTTATAAGCATAACGAGGAAATTATAGCTGCTATGTGTGCTTACTTTGGTGGCGACGCGGAGCAGCTTGATAGAGAAATTTCACAGCATTTAATGGCTCTTGGCAAAGATGACAAGGTAGAAAAAGAGTGTTTTGACGATGAGTTTTATATAGATAGTATCGCTGTTGATGAAAATTTTAGAGGCCAAGGGCTTGCAAAAGAGCTCATAAGGCATTCGTTTGTCAAGGCAAAAGAGCTAGGGCATAAAAAGGTTTCATTAATAGTAGATACAAATAAGCCAAAAGTTCGTAAATTTTACGAGAGTTTGGGCTTTAAATTTAATGTCAAGAAAATTGTAAATTTACATGAATACGACCATATGATAAAGGAGATAATATGAAAACATTTGAAGCAAACAATATCCACTGCCAAAACTGCGCAAACACTATAAAAAACGCACTTGAAGATGACTTTGGCAAGATAGAAGTTGATCTTAGCAAAGAGCCAAGACAAGTTAGGGTTGATCTTAAAGATAGTGAAGTTGAAAAATTTAAATCTGAAATGGCTGATCTTGGATTTGACGTTATAAAGGAGCTTTGATATGCCTTTAAAAGTCAAGCTAAATATAGCGGGAATGAGCTGCGTAAATTGCTCAAACGCTATCGAGAAAGTTTCTAAAAAGATAGATGGGGTGCTTGAAGCAAATGTAAATTTTGCAAATGCAAGCGGCGAATTTGTCCTAAAAGACGCTAGCGTGCGTGAAGTTTTAGAGCAAAAGATAAAAAAGCTTGGCTACTTTGTGGCGACAAATATTGATGAATTCGAAGCCAAAAGAGACGAGCATATAACTGCGATCAGAAATAAATTTATATTTGCATTTCTAGCGAGCATGGTCATCATGGCGCTTGAGATGTTTGTAAGGCCTAGCGTGATTGTAAATTTAGCCATTTTAGCGCTTGGCTTTTTGGTGCTAGCTTTTAGTGGCAAAGACTTCTTTGCTCACGCCATAGAGGCTGTTAAAAACAAAAACTACGATATGAACGTGCTTGTAGCTCTTGGAAGCGGCAGTGCATTTTTATACTCGCTTTTTGTTGTGATCTTTTCAGATTTCATCCCAGATGATCTAAAAAATGTCTATGTCTCGGGCGCAGCGATGATAATAGCCTTTGTTTTGATAGGTAAGTATCTTGAAGAGCGCTCAAAGGCAAAGGCAGGCGACTACCTAAAGACGCTACTTAAAATTTCGCCAAAGACCGCCTTTTTGGTCATGCCAGATGGACATAGTAAAGAGGTAAATGTAAATGAGCTAAAAGTAGGCGACATCGTCATCGTAAAAAATGGCTACAACATCCCAAGTGATGGCGTGATAGTTCAAGGTGGCGCTGAGATAGATGCTTCTATGCTTACAGGAGAGAGCTTGCCAGTTTATAAAGAGGTGGGAGATGGCGTATTTGCCGGCACTCTAAACACAAATGGCTACATAAGCGTCAAGGTGACAAAGAGTTCTTTTGAAAGCTTGCTATCTCAAATTTTAAGCTTATTAAGCGACGCTAGCTCTAAAAAGATGCCTATCGGACGGCTGGCTGACAAGATAGCAAACATCTTTGTGCCAAGTGTGGTGGCGATCTCAGTTCTTACATTTTTTATATGGATAATTTTTAGTGGAAATTTCGCCTATGCGATCTCTAGCGCGATCTGCGTGCTTATCATCTCATGCCCATGCGCACTAGGACTTGCCACGCCAATAGCAATCGTAAGCTCGCTTGCACGTGGTGCAAAAGCTGGAATTTTAGTAAAAAATCCAGAAGTTTTAGAGCTAATAAAAGATGCTAAATTCGTAGCATTTGACAAAACAGGCACACTTAGTAAAGGGCAAATCAGCGTCAAAAGCTCAAATTTAAGCGAGCAAGATTTAGCTCTTATCGCTTCTGCTGAAAATTTAAGTGAGCATCTCATCTCAAAAGCTATAGTTAGATATGCAAAGCAAAAATGTATAGATTTACAAAAGCTAAATGGAAAATTTCAAAATGTTGTCGGGCAAGGCATCATCTATGAGGATGAGAATAATCAGATAATAATCGGAAACGAAAAGCTGCTTTTGGCAAATGAAGTAAGTTTAAATCCGGATGAAAGTAACGCTATAAAAGAGGCTACAAACGATGGAAGCGGCGTCATACTTTGTGCTATAAATAAAAAATTTGTTGGTTTTTTAACGCTTAGTGATGAGCTAAAAGATGAGGCAAGCGATATTATAAACGAGCTTACAAGTCTAAATTTACAAAGCGTGATCCTCTCAGGCGATGACGAGAAAGTAGTTGCAAGCATCGCTAAAAAGCTAAATGTGAGTAAATATCATGCAAATATGCTGCCTGAAGATAAATTTAATGAGATAAAAGAGCTTACAAATCATGGTGGCGTTATCTTTGTTGGAGATGGCGTAAACGACTCACCATCACTTAAAGAAGCAAGTGTTGGTATCGCTATGAACTCGGGCTCAGATATAGCAAAAGGTGCTGGAGATATCGTGCTTATTAAAAATGATTTGCGTGGAGTGACTGGACTAGTTAGATTAGCAAATGCTACTATGGCAAACATAAAAGAAAATTTATTTTGGGCGTTTATGTATAACGTGATTTGTATCCCGGTGGCTGCAGGCGTGCTCTACCCTGTCTTTGGGCTACTTTTAAGCCCAGTTTATGGCTCAATGGCGATGTGTCTTAGCTCTGTTACTGTCGTTTTAAACGCACTTAGACTTAGATATCTACGACTTAAGGATTAAAATTTGAAACTTGGAGAACTTTATAGCGTTGTAGCGGCTGCGCTTGCTGCAAATTTTAGTGGCATTTTGGATGTTTCATCTTTTATGCGTATCAAAAAGACAAATGCGTGGATAACGCAGACTAATAGCGAAGCAAATAAAAAAGGCAATGAGCTTTATACCAAATTTATCAAAGATGAAAGTAGTGCTGCTTTATGTGACGATTTTGTCATTTTAAAGTCAAAATTTGAGGCAAGTTACTATTTTTCGTCTGCAAAAGATGATCTAGCTCAATTTTATAAGGCTATAAATTTTCAGCCAAAGATGGGCGAGGTTGATAGCATCTCAAATCAGCTAATTTTAATAGCAAATATTTTAAAAAGCGAAGCATCTAATGAGTCTATGAAACTTCTTGCAGCTTTTAGTGTCTCATTTTTCTTGCCTTATGCTAAACAGCTTTCAAGAGATATCCAAAAAGACGCAACTAGCAATTTTTATAAATCAATGGGATATTTTTTAGAGGATTTTTGCTTAGTTTTAGAAACTATTATTGGTAAGGCTTAGTTTTAAGCCTGTGCCATTTCTATCATTTGAGTTTTAATACTTAAAATGTTATTTTGAATGGCTGACTGCTCTAAATTTAAGTAATGAAGCATTTGCATAGAGTTACGATCTTTTAGGCTTTGGATACTTGAAATTTGATGTGAAATATCTAGCTTTTGCTCTTGTAATTTTTCTAAGTCTTTTTGTAACTGTACAGCACTTGCTTTATTAATAATTATAGGGGAAATTTTAGCATCCTCTCTTTGTTCTACATGTACTTCATTGCTTCTAACAATATCTTTTTTGTCATAGCCAGAAGATACTAGCATACTTGTTTTTGAGCTATTTGAAGAGATAGATGTATAGCCATCATGATAGAAAATATTTGAGTTCATATTCGCATCTATTTGCATATCATCTTTCCTCTTATAGATTATTTTTATTTTAAACTATCTCAATAGAAAATTAAAATAGTTTTTAAAAAGTTATATTTTGAATTATATTTCTATATCCTTAAAGATAAATTATATTTATAACTTTTTTGCAACTTTATAGTTAAAATACCCAGTTAAGTGCTATTTTGTTAAAATCACGCAAAACTAATCAAAGGTAAAGCTATGAAAGAAGAGAAAAACGCACTCAAAAAGATGTGGGAGGGAAGATTTAGCGAAGCTAGTTCGAAGTTGCTTGAGGAATTTAACGCTTCTATAAATTTTGATAAAAATCTTTTTGAAGAGGATATCGCTGGCAGTAAGGCACATGCTAAAATGCTAGGAATTTGCGGAATTTTGAAAAAAGATGAGTCAGAGGCGATCATAAAGGGGCTTGATGAGGTTTTATCTGAGATAAGAGCAGGTAAATTTGAGTTTAAGCTAGAAGATGAAGATATACACATGGCAGTTGAGAAGCGACTTAGCCAGATCATCGGCGCCGAGCTTGGAGGCAGACTGCACACAGCTAGAAGTAGAAATGACCAAGTCGCGCTTGATTTTAAATTTTACGTATTGAAGAAAAATTTAGAAATTTCTTCATGTATAAAAGAGCTCATCGCCACGCTTACAAATTTGGCAAAAAACCACAAAGATACGCTAATGCCAGGCTACACACACCTTCAACACGCTCAGCCAGTAAGCCTTAGCTATCACTTGCTAGCATATGCATTTATGTTTAAAAGAGATTTCGAGCGTTTTATTAGCTCATATGAGCGAAACAACCTAAGCCCACTTGGTTCAGCAGCCCTTGCAGGCACGCCGCACAATATAGATAGAACTATCGTTGCAAGTGAGCTTGGCTTTGCAGGTTGCACGCAAAATGCGATGGATAGTGTGAGTGACCGTGATTTTGCGCTGGAAATTTTATTTAACATTAGCGTTTTTATGACGCACGCTTCTAGGCTTTGTGAGGAGCTCATACTTTGGAGCTCACAAGAATTTGGCTTTGTAAGCATCAGTGACGCTTATAGCACGGGCAGCTCCATAATGCCACAGAAGAAAAATCCAGACGTTGCCGAGCTCATACGCGGCAAAACTGGGCGTGTAAATGGAAATTTAGTAGCACTACTAACTACGATGAAAGGTCTGCCACTTGCTTATAATAAAGATATGCAAGAAGATAAAGAGGGCGTGTTTGACAGCGTCTCAACCGTTTTAAGCTCAGCCACCATCCTAAATGAGATGATAAAAACAGCTAAATTTGACGAAAAAAACATGCTAAAAGCGACAAAAAATGGGCATCTAAGTGCGACTGATTTGGCAGATTATCTAGTGCGTGAAAAAAATATTCCATTTAGAACAGCACATTTTATTACAGGTAAAGCTGTTGCAAAGGCTGAAAGCTTGGGACTTGATTTAAGTGAATTAAACGAAGAGCAGCTAAAAAGTGTGGATGAAAATTTAGATGCAAATGCTATTAAATTTTTAGATCTTCACGCTTCAAAAGAGGCACGTTGTTCGCAGGGCGGCACGGCAAATAAAAGTGTGGAGGAGCAGATAGAAATTTTAGAGGCTTGGCTTAAAAATTAAGGAGTAATGAGATGATTGTTGGAATTTTATTAAAGAACTATAAAATATATGGAGGAGTTAAATATATACCAGTTACTACTAGTCATAATTTTACAGCATATATAGGTGATAATGGTGCAGGAAAAAGTTCAATTTTGGAGGCACTTGATACTTATTTTAATGACAGGGAATGGAATTTAACAAAAGGAGCAAGTACTACCGATGCAAACACACCATATATAGTAGTTATTCATCTATTAAAAAAAGATATAGTTAATAAAATTATTAAAAATTATGATAAAAATGATAATGAGCTAGCAGATAAAGTTAAAAAAATTAGTGAATATTTATGGAATTTTGAGCAGGTTGAGAATGATTTTAGAAGCAATAAAAGTCAAGAGCCTAAAAACTTAGTTAATGATTTAAAAAAAATTGATATTTTATATCGTGAAAGTCATTATTTAATTATTTCTGGTAATGCTCATAAGGATGATTATAGTGCATATTTTGGTTCTTTTGATAGTATTATTTCAAAATTATTTGAAATTAAATTTAATAGCCAAAAGGAAAGCGAAAATAAAGATTTTAGGGAACGCTTTAAGTATTTAAATCATATTGTTTGGGATTGTTATTCATATATTTATATGCCAGTAGAAGCTGGGATAGAGGAGTTTACAAAGCTTGAGACTGATAATATGCAAAAATTAATTGGTATGGATATTAGCACTAAAATAGAAAAAATAATTAAGACACCTTTGCAAAGTATAAATACAGATTTAAATGTATTTGTTAAAGAGTTGGAAAACGATCTTTTAAACCTTTATGCCTATAAGAGTCCTTCAAATAGAATTAATATTACGCCAAAGGAATTAATAGATAAAGTTATTGAGTTGTTTTTTTCAATAAGAGTTTTACATAAAATAGTTGATGGTAATAAAATAAAAGCTGACAGCTTAAGTTCTGGTGAGAAAAGGCAGGCACTTATAGATATAGCTGCGGCATTACTAGATAGTCAAACTATAGAACACAAAGAAATTATACTTGCCATAGATGAACCAGAGGCATCTTTAAATTTATCAAAAAATTTTGCTCAATTTGAAAAGTTAATAGAAATTTCGCAATATAAAGCACAAGTTATTGTGACTACTCATTGGTACGGTTTTCTCCCAGTTGCTATCAACGCAAATGCACACTTTCTGACAAAGAAAAACGCAAAAGATAGCCTTGAATTTAATTTTAACACATTTGATTTATATAATTATAGGGAGAAGTTGAAACAAATTAGAAATATGGACTATACTCAAATACCAAGCGATATTCAGCTTAAAAGTATTTATGATTTGGTTCAATCAATTGTTTCATCGGTAAGGCTTGATAAACCATATAATTGGTTGATTTGTGAGGGTAGCTCTGATAAAATTTATTTTGACTTCTATTTTAAAGATTTGGTGGAAAAGTATAATTTAAGAATATTGCCAGTTGGCGGGGCATCTGAAGTCATAAAAATTTATGATTATCTAAAATTGCCAATGTCAGAAAAAGATAACATAAAGGGTAAAATATATTGTTTAATAGATAGTGACGGTAAGAGAGAGCAACTTATTTGTGATAGTAAATGTAAAGACCATATGGTAGCGAAAAGAATTTTAAATAAACGTAATGATCAAAAAACGTCTTTGGTTGATGTAAGTAGCAATGATTATGAAATGAAAACGGAAATAGAGGACTGTTTGGATGGTGTCGTTTTTATTGAAACATTAAAAACATATACCGAAGACCAAAATATCGTCGCCATACTCGAAGATGAAAAGAATTTTAAAGACAAGTCTCTAAATTCGTATTTTTGTTTTAACTTAAAACCAAGTGATATAGAAGTATTAAAAAAATTCTTTGATCAAGATAGTGGACATAGAAAAATAGAATTTGCTGAAAGATATGTTGAAATAGCTAAAAATAATAATTCAAAATCCAAAAATCCAGATTGGATTGATGAAATTAAAAAGTGGTTTAAAGAGAAAAAAAATATAAAACAAAATTTAAAATTTACAAGCATCTAGTAAAAATTTAAATATAATTACGCAAAATCTACAAATTTTAAAGGATGAAAAATGTTTTTTGATGGCAAGAATAAAGAGCTTTCTAGTAAAAATGAAGCTTTAGAGAGAGAAAATGAAGCTTTAAAGGCTGAAATTTTAACACTTAAAGAGGAGCTAAAAAACGTTAAAACTTGTGAGCCAAAAGAGCAAGCTAAGGATAAGCAAGAGGCTGTAAATTTATTGCTTTCAAGTTATCAAGATGGTATAAATTTCTTGCAATTAACAATGGAAGAAAATCTAAAAATGCTTGAAAGTATAAATGGACTAAATGAAAAAACTTTCAAAGAGACGGGCGAACTCAAGTCCCAAACGGCTGAAATTTTAAACTCGATCGAGCAAGTAAGCCAGATGAGCAATGACCTTTCAAATGACGCTTCTTCGCTTAATGGAAGCGTAAATTCGATTGCTGAGATTATAAATTTAATTAAAGACATCTCAGATCAGACAAATTTGCTAGCTCTAAATGCTGCTATTGAGGCGGCTCGTGCTGGTGAGCATGGACGAGGTTTTGCAGTCGTGGCAGATGAGGTTAGAAAGCTAGCTGAACGTACCCAAAAAGCAACTCTTGAAGTAGAAGTAAATATAAATGGCCTTAAACAAAGTGCAAACACGATGATCGAAATGAGTGAGAATTTCTCAAAAATTTCTGCAAATGCTATGAAAATTTTAGGTGGATTTGAAGGAAATATCTCAAGCGTAAATGCAAATACGCAAAATATACTAAATCAGGCTCTAAATGTTACAAATGAAGTCTATGTAAGCAATGGAAAAATAGATCATATAAATATGAAGCTAAATGGATATAGAGGTGTACTTTTAAATGAATTTAACAAAATTCAAGATGTTCATGAGTGTAGATTTGGCAAATGGTATGAAAAAGATGTGAAAAATACTCTTGTAAAAGATGCCAAAATTCTCTCAAGTATCGCAGCTCATCATGAAAATGTTCATCATGGTCTAGAAAAAGCGATGGTTATTTTTGCTGATAAAGACAAAGGAAATCTACCTGGCGTTGAAATATTAAAAGATGTCGAAAACTCAAGTAAAGTAGGTTTTGAAGAGTTGCTTGAAGCTATTAAGGCTGCAAGAAAATAAAATCTTAGACTCATGCTTTGAGTCTAAGATTTATAAGTTATTAAAATGTGCTTTGTGGATCAGCTACGCCTTCGCTCCAGCCAAGCTTAGCTCCGCCAAGCAGGTGAAAATGTAGATGCATAACTTCTTGACCGCCGTTTTCACCGCAGTTTGTGATGAGGCGGTATCCGCTCTTATCAACGCCCATTAAGGTCGCTACTTCTTGGATAAATTTTGTCATCTCTCCCATTAAGACCGGATCCATCTCTTGGAAATTTTTATAGTGTTTTTTTGGGATGATTAGGATGTGGATCGGTGCTTTTGGATTTATGTCGTTAAAAGCTAGAAATTTCTCGCTTTCAAGCACTTTGTTGCAAGGGATTTCACCAGCTACGATCTTTTCAAATATGGTCATTTTAGCTCCTTTGAAATTTTGCAAAATTATATCAAAGTGTGCTTAAATTTCGTGCTCTTTATCTTGATTTTAACTCTTTTTCTATAAAATCGACTCAAAAATTTATAAAGGTAAAAAATTGCAAGATTTCGTTAATAAAATCAAAAATGAAATTTCAACGCTTGATGATTTGGAAAAAGTCAGGGTAGAAATTTTTGGCAAAAAGGGCATCTTGGCGCAAGGCTTTGCAAAGCTAAAAGAGCTTAGCGAAGATGAGAAAAAGGAATTTGCAGCAAATTTAAACAAGCAAAGAGATGAGCTTGGTGCGCTAATAGAAGCTAAAAAGGCTGAGCTTAGCGAGCAAGAGATAGATAACAAGATGAAAAAAGAAGCTGCTGATATCACGCTATTTAATGAGCCTGTTGCTAGCGGAGCACTTCACCCTGTGATGGCCACGATGGATAAGATAATTGAGTATTTTTTAGCGCTAAATTTCTCACTTGAAACTGGACCACTGATAGAAGATGATTTTCACAACTTTGAAGCGCTAAATTTACCAAAATACCACCCAGCAAGGGATATGCAAGATACATTTTACCTAGATGATTTTAGACTTTTAAGGACGCATACGAGCCCAGTTCAGGTGCGAACTATGCTAAGCCAAAAGCCGCCTATTCGTATGATAGCGCCTGGCACGGTCTTTAGACGTGATATGGACTTAACGCATACACCGATGTTTCACCAGGTCGAGGGCCTTGTGGTGGAGGATGCCGAGAAAGTTAGCTTTGCAAATTTAAAATCAATGTTAGAGGGCTTTTTAAAGCACATGTTTGGCGACGTTGAAGTGCGTTTTCGCCCTAGCTTCTTCCCATTTACGGAGCCTAGCGCAGAGGTTGATATTAGTTGTATATTCTGCCACGGCAAGGGTTGCAGGGTGTGCAAGCAGACTACTTGGCTTGAGGTGCTTGGATGCGGAGTCGTTGACCCAAATGTATTTAAGGCAGTTGGCTATAAAAATGTAAGTGGATACGCTTTTGGTCTTGGCGTTGAGAGATTTGCGATGTTGCTTCATAGAGTGCCTGATCTAAGGTCGCTTTTTGAGGGAGATTTAAGATTGTTGGAGCAGTTTAAATGATAATTTCAAAGCATTGGTTAAACGAGTGGATCGACCTTAGCGACGTTAGTGGCGAGACACTTTCAAAGACATTAAATTCTATCGGGCTAGAGGTTGATAGCTATAAAGAGATAAATTTACCAAAGAGTATTGTGGTTGGCTACATAAAAAGTAGAGAGAAGCACCCAGATGCCGATAAACTAAGCGTTTGTCAAGTGGATGTTGGTGGAGAGACGCTTCAGATCGTGTGTGGAGCTAAAAATGTTGAAGCTGGTCAGTTTGTGCCAGTTGCACTTATTGGCACGACTATGCCAAATGGTCTTGAGATAAAAAAAGCAAAGCTAAGAGGTGTTGAGTCAAGTGGTATGATCTGCTCTTCAAGTGAGCTGGGACTTCCAAAGGTAAACGATGGAATTTTGCCACTTGATGAGAGTATCGGCAAGCTAAAACTTGGTACAAGTCTTAGCGAATTTGAGATATTTAAAGATACGATAATCGAAGTTGATGTCACAGCAAACAGGGGCGATTGTCAAAATTTACATGGGATCGCAAGAGAAATTTGTGCAGCGCTTGATCTAAATATGAAAGATAGCCACGAAGACGATGAAAGCGAAAATTTACTAGGTATTGGCAGAATAGCTTCTGTACGAGCAGAGGATAAAGTAAATGGGTCATTTTTATATAAGGCTTTTGAGCTAAAAGAAGGAC
It includes:
- a CDS encoding heavy metal translocating P-type ATPase, coding for MPLKVKLNIAGMSCVNCSNAIEKVSKKIDGVLEANVNFANASGEFVLKDASVREVLEQKIKKLGYFVATNIDEFEAKRDEHITAIRNKFIFAFLASMVIMALEMFVRPSVIVNLAILALGFLVLAFSGKDFFAHAIEAVKNKNYDMNVLVALGSGSAFLYSLFVVIFSDFIPDDLKNVYVSGAAMIIAFVLIGKYLEERSKAKAGDYLKTLLKISPKTAFLVMPDGHSKEVNVNELKVGDIVIVKNGYNIPSDGVIVQGGAEIDASMLTGESLPVYKEVGDGVFAGTLNTNGYISVKVTKSSFESLLSQILSLLSDASSKKMPIGRLADKIANIFVPSVVAISVLTFFIWIIFSGNFAYAISSAICVLIISCPCALGLATPIAIVSSLARGAKAGILVKNPEVLELIKDAKFVAFDKTGTLSKGQISVKSSNLSEQDLALIASAENLSEHLISKAIVRYAKQKCIDLQKLNGKFQNVVGQGIIYEDENNQIIIGNEKLLLANEVSLNPDESNAIKEATNDGSGVILCAINKKFVGFLTLSDELKDEASDIINELTSLNLQSVILSGDDEKVVASIAKKLNVSKYHANMLPEDKFNEIKELTNHGGVIFVGDGVNDSPSLKEASVGIAMNSGSDIAKGAGDIVLIKNDLRGVTGLVRLANATMANIKENLFWAFMYNVICIPVAAGVLYPVFGLLLSPVYGSMAMCLSSVTVVLNALRLRYLRLKD
- the argH gene encoding argininosuccinate lyase, producing the protein MKEEKNALKKMWEGRFSEASSKLLEEFNASINFDKNLFEEDIAGSKAHAKMLGICGILKKDESEAIIKGLDEVLSEIRAGKFEFKLEDEDIHMAVEKRLSQIIGAELGGRLHTARSRNDQVALDFKFYVLKKNLEISSCIKELIATLTNLAKNHKDTLMPGYTHLQHAQPVSLSYHLLAYAFMFKRDFERFISSYERNNLSPLGSAALAGTPHNIDRTIVASELGFAGCTQNAMDSVSDRDFALEILFNISVFMTHASRLCEELILWSSQEFGFVSISDAYSTGSSIMPQKKNPDVAELIRGKTGRVNGNLVALLTTMKGLPLAYNKDMQEDKEGVFDSVSTVLSSATILNEMIKTAKFDEKNMLKATKNGHLSATDLADYLVREKNIPFRTAHFITGKAVAKAESLGLDLSELNEEQLKSVDENLDANAIKFLDLHASKEARCSQGGTANKSVEEQIEILEAWLKN
- a CDS encoding peptidylprolyl isomerase, which produces MRFNELKVYDINLDELKKDKFVVLETDKGEIRLELFAEEAPQAVANFIHLIKSGFYNGLNFHRVIPNFVIQGGCPNGTGTGGPGWRIKCECDKQNVKHERGSLSMAHAGRDTGGSQFFICHSKQPHLDGVHTVFGKCVDEESLKVLDAIRQGDKIISAKIRESL
- a CDS encoding YebC/PmpR family DNA-binding transcriptional regulator, whose protein sequence is MGRAFEYRRAAKEARWDKMSKVFPKLAKAITVAAKDGGCDPDMNPKLRAAIAAAKAENMPKDNIDAAIKRANGKDSADIKTIFYDGKAAHGVQIIVECATDNPTRTVANVKAIFSKNGGEILPSGSLSFMFTRKSVFELEKPSADIEEIELELIDYGLSDIEADDETLFVYGDYANFGTLHEGIEKLNLVVKKASLQYLPNQTVNLSEEQMLEVERLLDKLEDDDDVQAVYTNIE
- a CDS encoding histidine triad nucleotide-binding protein, which codes for MTIFEKIVAGEIPCNKVLESEKFLAFNDINPKAPIHILIIPKKHYKNFQEMDPVLMGEMTKFIQEVATLMGVDKSGYRLITNCGENGGQEVMHLHFHLLGGAKLGWSEGVADPQSTF
- a CDS encoding oxidoreductase, whose protein sequence is MKLGELYSVVAAALAANFSGILDVSSFMRIKKTNAWITQTNSEANKKGNELYTKFIKDESSAALCDDFVILKSKFEASYYFSSAKDDLAQFYKAINFQPKMGEVDSISNQLILIANILKSEASNESMKLLAAFSVSFFLPYAKQLSRDIQKDATSNFYKSMGYFLEDFCLVLETIIGKA
- a CDS encoding CZB domain-containing protein: MKLNGYRGVLLNEFNKIQDVHECRFGKWYEKDVKNTLVKDAKILSSIAAHHENVHHGLEKAMVIFADKDKGNLPGVEILKDVENSSKVGFEELLEAIKAARK
- a CDS encoding heavy-metal-associated domain-containing protein, which translates into the protein MKTFEANNIHCQNCANTIKNALEDDFGKIEVDLSKEPRQVRVDLKDSEVEKFKSEMADLGFDVIKEL
- a CDS encoding AAA family ATPase, which produces MIVGILLKNYKIYGGVKYIPVTTSHNFTAYIGDNGAGKSSILEALDTYFNDREWNLTKGASTTDANTPYIVVIHLLKKDIVNKIIKNYDKNDNELADKVKKISEYLWNFEQVENDFRSNKSQEPKNLVNDLKKIDILYRESHYLIISGNAHKDDYSAYFGSFDSIISKLFEIKFNSQKESENKDFRERFKYLNHIVWDCYSYIYMPVEAGIEEFTKLETDNMQKLIGMDISTKIEKIIKTPLQSINTDLNVFVKELENDLLNLYAYKSPSNRINITPKELIDKVIELFFSIRVLHKIVDGNKIKADSLSSGEKRQALIDIAAALLDSQTIEHKEIILAIDEPEASLNLSKNFAQFEKLIEISQYKAQVIVTTHWYGFLPVAINANAHFLTKKNAKDSLEFNFNTFDLYNYREKLKQIRNMDYTQIPSDIQLKSIYDLVQSIVSSVRLDKPYNWLICEGSSDKIYFDFYFKDLVEKYNLRILPVGGASEVIKIYDYLKLPMSEKDNIKGKIYCLIDSDGKREQLICDSKCKDHMVAKRILNKRNDQKTSLVDVSSNDYEMKTEIEDCLDGVVFIETLKTYTEDQNIVAILEDEKNFKDKSLNSYFCFNLKPSDIEVLKKFFDQDSGHRKIEFAERYVEIAKNNNSKSKNPDWIDEIKKWFKEKKNIKQNLKFTSI
- a CDS encoding GNAT family N-acetyltransferase, which produces MIKNAQKQDAKICIKLLNLAMEDIAYKLSGYDDPIKSDEILEIFFKSETNRLSYKNVFVYKHNEEIIAAMCAYFGGDAEQLDREISQHLMALGKDDKVEKECFDDEFYIDSIAVDENFRGQGLAKELIRHSFVKAKELGHKKVSLIVDTNKPKVRKFYESLGFKFNVKKIVNLHEYDHMIKEII